A region from the Cannabis sativa cultivar Pink pepper isolate KNU-18-1 chromosome 9, ASM2916894v1, whole genome shotgun sequence genome encodes:
- the LOC133031371 gene encoding uncharacterized protein LOC133031371, with protein sequence MLRVDGNDRVKCASYMLRKDARIWWEVVEQTKDVDTMNWNDFKRVFNEKYYNSAVLAAKVDEFTGLVQGSLTVTEYAQKFDRLAKFAPDLVPTDRVRAHRFVEGLKPMVARDVEIVSRGQFSYAQVVEMALTAERSENKIWKENAARRESKKGGANSNDHKKRGQTGPAAKSRQEVQK encoded by the coding sequence ATGCTAAGGGTGGATGGGAATGACCGAGTGAAGTGTGCATCTTACATGCTGAGGAAAGATGCTCGTATCTGgtgggaggtggtggaacaaacaAAGGATGTAGATACCATGAACTGGAACGATTTCAAAAGGGTCTttaatgagaagtattataactcAGCAGTTCTAGCAGCAAAGGTCGATGAATTTACTGGGTTAGTCCAAGGGAGTCTTACTGTGactgagtatgcacaaaaatttgaTAGATTGGCGAAATTTGCTCCAGATCTGGTACCTACTGATAGAGTGCGAGCACATCGATTTGTGGAAGGCCTGAAACCAATGGTTGCTCGAGATGTGGAAATTGTGTCAAGGGGTCAATTCAGCTATGCTCAAGTTGTCGAAATGGCTCTTACGGCTGAGCGGAGtgaaaacaaaatttggaaggaaaatgctgCCAGGAGAGAATCTAAGAAAGGTGGAGCCAATTCTAATGACCACAAGAAACGGGGACAGACCGGTCCGGCAGCCAAGTCAAGACAAGAGGTACAAAAGTGA